CCAGGCGTGTCCTAAAAACCCTGATGCGGCTGCTATGCTGGATAGGATGCTGCAGCTCCTGGCTAGCTACTCGGTGCTCACCTGCTCTGTTGCCGAGGCGGATGCTAGTATCAGTAGCCGAAGAAGAGTGTATGGATTGGCACCGGTGGCCAAATACTTTGTGCAGAATAAAACATATGcagcaggaggaggaggagttTCACTAGGCCCCCTGCTGGCCTTGCTTCAGGATAAGGTCTTCATTGACAGTTGGTCAGTGTTTTCACTTCCACTTTTATTTGCTTCTAAATCTATTACTTTCAATTAAGCTTTTACTATGTCTCGCACGGCTTGCTGGCCAATAATGGGCAAGACTTCTGCTCGCTCCTAAGTAATACGTAAAAATTCGTTGCACTATTTTGTGGAAGACCGAATACCTGGTCAGAATTAGTGTCCAAAAAATGGTTCCAGAACCTTTCTTTTCGAAACCAACCTTTCCAATTCAACAATTATTCATGCCCCTTTACAGGAAAGTACAAGTCCTTGGATTTGCAAATGCCACCTTCAAGTCAGAGCATAATTTGGCTGTATATTATGTTTCTAAAGTCCCACCTGTGTAGTCCGTCAAATTTCTGTTTTTGCATGGATAATTAAGTATCAATTGCTTTTATTCATAGAAATTATAAGGTAAGGGTAGTTTGGTTTGTGCAAAAATCTTCATCAAATCTGTCTAATTTAGGTACCAATTAGAAGATGCAGTTCGTGAAGGAGGAGTTCCGTTTGATAGGGTACATGGTGTACATGCGTTTGAATACCCTGCTAGAGATCCCAGATTCAATGAGGTCTTCAACAAGGCAATGATCAACCCCACAACTATTGCCATTAACAGAATCGTTAAACGCTACAAAGGTTTTGAGCACCTCAAAACTTTGGTAGATGTTGGTGGTGGGCTTGGAGTTACCCTCGGCGTGATCACAGCTAAATACCCAAGTCTCAAGGGTATTAATTTTGATTTGCCACATGTTATCCAACATGCACCGGTCTATCCTGGTATAATTCTGTCCTTTCTCTCGAAATCATATGCATAGTTTGATTAACAAATAGTAGATAGCATGCAAAGACTGAAGAAGGATACAGGTGCCAATACTTTTTTCATAAATTTCATTGAGATGCAAAATATACTTAGGAATTAGAGGCATAGTATTGTGGATAGAGACATTATTGCTGAGTTCTCTATCTTAAACCTTTTGTTGGGTAAAGAAACTTGCATATGTCATATGGAGCTGATTACCTTATTTGCAGTCCCTATATGCAGAATTGTTTAAAAACCATAATTTCTTTCATCTCGTATAACATTCTTTCATAGTGGTCTTCTAGCTTCTATTCTTATTAAGGTGAATTTTGCAGGGGTAGAACATGTTGGAGGAGACATGTTTGACAGTGTTCCACAAGGGGATGCCATTTTTCTGAGGGTAAGTTGAACTCTTGAGGAATTCTTATTAGGACTAATGAGTTACCAGTCGCAACAATTAAGCATACAATACTTATTTAAGAAATGGTCCCTCTGAACAATATATTATGCCGATCTTCTCAAACTAATTATTGTAGTTTGAGTTGCTTGTTTTACAACTTTAAACTGATTCTGAAGTGTCCTCTGTAAGATATGGACCACAGAATAATTGTTACGTTCTTTATcgttctcttctttcttttgatgCTTTTTACATGCGTTCTTTTGTAGTCGATACTTCATGATTGGGATGATGGTCGTTGCTTGAAGTTGCTAAAGAACTGTTTCAAGGCTCTACCAAAGGATGGAAAGGTAATAGTTGTAGATGCAATTGTTCCTGTGGTTCCTGATACTAGTGCAAGCATCAAAGTCATTTGCCAGTCTGATGTAATCATGATGGCTCAAAACCCTGGAGGAAAAGAGAGATCCGAAGCAGAGTTTATTGATTTGGCTACTGCAGCTGGATTTAGAGGTATAAGGGTAGAATGTTTTGTGTGTAATGCCTGGGTCATGGAGTTCTACAAGTAGATGACTAGTTCATGGCGCATTGCACTCTAAAAACATTCTCGTTTTATCTTCACTAATTTTAGATGGAgaattgtctttttttttgtttggggggAGGGGGGATTGGGGAAGAACGTTTGATGTTAGTCATAATATTGGGCTTGTCAGAAAAAATAATGTGGATTCTCTTGTTTTGGACTAGACAAATTGTCATTGGTAATCTACCAACCAACCAATTCTCTAAActgtgccaaaaaaaaaaggagcatcTTCATGGCAAACTGAAATGTTCTACAGAATGCAAATTCATGCATACGATGGTTATATCAGCTTGATTGTTGCTTGAGCTTGGCTGTGAACATCGTCTGGTGTAGCACATTAAAGGAAATTGATTTTGGCTCGAGGTTAGAGTTGCTGAGATACCATTAGTCTTTATGTTCAGTTCCAAAGCTCAATAGGTTACATGATTGAAGagtgaaagaaaaacaaaagcatgATGACATATACGATATACAGCAAGATAGTTCGAGGAATTATGGAGTTTGAACGGTCGCTTGATTGGCAGCATTCTAGTCCATGCACTTTTAGCTGGTCCTATTGTTTCATAGGAAAGCCAGAAAAATGTAATAATCATGTAGAAGGAATTTGTAGACGTACATTGCAGGAAAATCAGTGTgggaacaagtgcaattgaagacAAAAGAATGGGGGAGTTTAGTCTAGTTCTGCTGCTACTTGCCATTGTGCTAGACATTGCATATCCGCTGATTTGTAAGCGATCACTCAAGCAGATAATTGATCCAGAAAAAAAATGTGGGAATTCAGGTTGGAAATGCTTAATCTTGAAAGATTAGTGAGTAAAGAATTACACTCAGATCAATGTAACCAATTCCCACGAGCTAGGAATCAACGGAAGCCTTTTAATTCCCACGAACAAGCATCTAAGAACTTTTGAAGTAAGTTGACAGACAACATAATATAGGCAAAATCAGCAGGCCATGAAGTTTGTGGTCATCATCCGAGTTCAAGCAGAAGCAGGGTCAAAATAGAAAGTCTCTATAACTTTGAGGGTGCATTTTTAAATTTATCTCTCCAGTTTGTGGATTTAATCACAATTTGCATCTTTTTACGAACTGAAGAACAGATGCTGACTTCCATTCATTCCTCCCGCAAAATAAAGCAAGTGGGaccaaagaaatgaaaatttgttGTTCAATATGATTACCACGTAAGAAGTATAGAGAAGACAGAAATCTTTGGCTTGACGGTGGTGTCTAATtatgtgtgtgtgcgtgtgagAGAGAATAATATCACTTATCCACCTTAATAATCTtgtgattattattttttttaaatttgagtgACTTAATAATTGATTTGTCAAAACGTACGATGATAATGCCAATCAACTTTTCTAATCTATCTGTAGAATTTTAAGACAATATGGAAAAGCTatttgaataaaatatttttcttgaattttgtcaTTTGTCTGAAGTATTTTTGGCcgacaaaataaaaagtaaacagACATAAAACATTGCCCAATAAACAGACACCACACCAACTCATGCTTAAGATGCACCCCCTTTTAACAGAgggagaacaaaaaaaaaaaaaaaaaaaaaaaaggagcagtACTCTCCGTTTGCCAAAAAACAATCTCTAGTAGTACTAATACATCATAATACTATAgtccataaaaatataaattttaaaaataaaaagatatttaTAAAGAAATGCAGTTGACTAATTTTACTCTATATGTTCAAACTGATTTTTTAtgaactttatatttttttccaacCTCTTCTCAATTCATGCCCAAACCTTTAAATTGTACTGATTATTATAAAAAGCAActcaaaataagcaaataattCGTACCCCACTTTATCACAATCATACAAGgtaaaagataaacaaaattcaatttattataatttacaaataaaaaattacatAGTCATtcgaaaaatgaataaaagagaatgttagagaaaaaggaaagagaagaaaatatcttttgtttcttttctttttaatttttgagctCCATTCATTTGATATGTAAATTATGTATTGAGTGAGggttaatataatttttttgcaATTATTAGAGGGGGGTAAGTGACATTTTTAAAACCTTAAAGATACCcagtgatattaagagaaacctcccttgagaacaagggaggtttctgatattatcccttaACTAGTTAAGACTATACCCTGACATTTACAAAGCTACCCTTCCAAATCTTGCTTCCCCTTTGTTCCAGACGCCTCATTCCAGTTGCTTgttctttaaattttttacaGTTTCTGCTCAATCGCATGTCCCataatcatttcaaaatttgcaGTCAATGAGTGGCAATTAACACAACCCCCGCACCCAAGCCAATATATGCTACAGTACAACTAatctgtatatatatatatatatgagctAGCTGGGATCTATCATCGTCTACAGAGTTAAGAGTTACAGGTAGTAGCAGTGGTGATATGGATTCTTCGTCAAGAGCAATCGACAATGTTGTTGTTGAAGCAGGGCTAGATGAGCAAGAAGAGCAACACTTCTCGTACGCGATGCAACTGGTCACCTCTGTATCTTTGCCCATGGTGCTGCTGGCTGCCATCCGGCTCGATGTGTTGGAGGTCATTGCCCAAGCGGGTCCAGGTGCCCAATTGTCGCCTTGGGACATTGCAGCCCAGGTGTGTCCTAAAAACCCTGATGCGGCTGCTATGCTGGATAGGATGCTGCAGCTCCTGGCTAGCTACTCGGTGCTCACCTGTTCTGTTGCCGAGGCGGATGCTAGTATCAGTAGCCAAAGAAGAGTGTATGGATTGGCACCGGTGGCCAAATACTTTGTGCAGAACAAAACATATGgagcaggaggaggaggagttTCACTAGGCCCCCTGCTTGCCTTGTTTCAAGATAAGGTCTTCATTGACAGTTGGTCAGTGTTTTGACTTCTACTGCTTCTGTTTGCTTCTACTTCTATTACTCTCAATTAAGCTTTCGTACACTCCTAATTAAATACGTAAAAATTCATTGCACTGTTTACTGGAAGACCGAGTACCTGGTCAGAATTTGTGTCCTAAAATGGTTCCAGAACCTTTCTTTTCGAAACCAACCTTTCCAATTCAACAGTTATTCATGCCCCTTTACGGGAAAGCACAAGTCCTTGGATTTGCAAATGCTACCTTCAAGTCTGAGCATAATTTGGCTGTATATTATGTTTCTAAAGTCCCACCTCTGTAGTCCGTCAAATTTCTGTTTTTGTGTGGATAATAAGTATCAATTGCTTTTATTCATAGCATATATAAGGTAAGGGTAGTTTGGTTTGTACAAAAATCTTCATCAAATCCGCCTAATTTAGGTACCAATTAGAAGATGCAGTTCGTGAAGGAGGAGTTCCGTTTGATAGGGCATATGGTGTACGTGCATTTGAATACCCTGGTAGAGACCCCAGATTCAATGAGGTCTTCAACAAGGCAATGATCAACCACGCAACTATTGCCATTAACAGAATTGTTGAACGCTACAAAGGCTTTGAGCACCTCAAAACTTTGGTAGATGTTGGCGGTGGTCTTGGAGTTACCCTCAGTGTGATCACAACTAAATACCCAAGTCTCAAAGGGATTAATTTTGATTTGCCACATGTTATTCAACATGCACCGGTCTATCCTGGTATAATTCTGTCCTTTCTCTCGAAATCATGCTTAGTTTGATCAGTAGATAGCACGCaaagaatgaagaagaaaacGGGTGCCAATACTTATTTCATAAACTTCATTAAGATGCAAAATATGCTTAGGAATTAGCGGCATAGTTTTGTGGAATAGAGACATTATCGCTTTGTTCTCTATCTTAAACCTTATTGTTGGGTAAAGAAACTTGCATATGTCATATGGGGCTGATTACCTTATCTGCAGTCCCTATATGCAGAATTGTTTAAAAAGCATAATGTCTTTCATATCGCATAATATTCTTTCATAGTGGTCTTCTAGCTTCTATTCTTATTGAGGTGAATTTTACAGGGGTAGAACATGTTGGCGGTGACATGTTTGTAAGTGTTCCACAAGGAGATGCCATTTTTATGAAGGTAAGTTGAACTCTTGAGGAATTCTTGTTAGTACTAATGAGTTACCAGTCGCAACAATTAAGCATACAATACTTATTTAAGAAATGGTCCCTCTGAACAATATATTATGCCGATCTTCTCAAACTAATTATCTACCCAATTCGTAATTCGAGTTGCTTTTTTTACACCTTTAAAATGATTCTGAAGTGTCCTCTGTAAGATATGGACCACAGTATAATTATTACGTTCTTAATTGTTCTCTTCTTTCTTATGATCACATGAATGCTTTTGTAGTGGATACTTCATTTTTGGGATGATGGTCGTTGCTTGAAGTTGCTAAAGAACTGTTTCAAGGCTCTACCGGATGATGGAAAGGTAATAGTCGTAGATCCAATTCTTCCTGTGGTTCCTGATACTAGTGCAGGCATCAAAGCCACTTGCCAATCTGATCTAATAACCATGACTCAAAACCCTGGAGGAAAAGAGAGATCTGAAGCAgagtttcttgatttggctacTGCAGCAGGATTTAGAGGTATAAGGGTAGTATGTTTTGTGTGTAACGTGTGGGTCATGGAGTTCTACAAGTAGATGGCTGGTTCATGGTGCATTGTACTCTTATCTTCATTAATTTTAGATGGTGAAATGTATTTTGGTGTCATTTGTAACCCACCAACCAACCAATTCTCTATAACTGTGCCAAAAAAATGAGCATCTTCATGGCAAACTGAAATGTTCTACAACAACGTAAATTCATGCATACGATGGTTGTATCAGCTTGATTATTGCTTGAGCTTGGCTGTTAGAGTTCATCTACTAATGTATGCATTTCACTCCCTGAACACATGAAAGGAAATTGGTTTTGACTCGAGGTTAGAGTTGCTGAGATACCAATAGTCTTTATGTTCAGTTTCAAAGCTCAATAGGTTACATGATTGAAGAATAGGTTACATGATTGAAGAATAGGTTACATGATTGAAGAGTGAAAGACAAAGAAAAGCAAGATGACACATACGATATACAGCAAGATAGTACGAGGGATTATGGATTTTGAACATTCGCTTGATTGGCAGCAATCTAGTCCATGCACTTTTAGCTGGTCCTCGCAGTTTTCTTCCTTCGCTCATTTAAATTAGAGCTTCCATTAAAAGGGAATTTGCAGACGTATGTTGCAGGAAAATGAGTGTGGGAACAAGTGCAATCAAAGACGAATGGGGCAGGTTAATCTTAGTTCTGTTGCTACTTGCCATTATGCTAGACATTAATTATATCTGCTAATTTGTAAGCGATCACTCAAGCTGATGATTgatcccccaaaaaaaaaaaaaaaaaaaaaaaaacaaaagtgagGGAATTCAGGCTGGAAATGCTTAATCTAGGAAGAGTGGTGCGTAAAGAATCACACTTGGACCAATTCCCACAAGCAATGGAAGCCTGTTAATTGCCTGGAACAAGCATCCAAGAACTTTGAAGTAAGATAACAACATAATATAGACAAAATCAGCAGGCCATGTAACATGTAAATAAGGAGAAAGCCTCACGGCTTCTTGGATTGAAATGACAATTTCCGGGAAGCTCAGTGCTTGCGAGTGTTCTAAGTGGTCATCGTCCGAGTTTAAGCAGAAGCAGGGAGCTTCTTTTGTATTTTGCACAATAATCAATTGCACCTTCACTAGTAAACCAAcatcaaaattagaaaaaaaaaaaaaaagggtaacaACAACTTCAAAAACATGTGAGGCGATATTCCATTGGGCTGCACGTTAAAAAAACCACCTTGAAAAATTTGAGCATATTTTTGTACGCGATGAAAGGaagttattttaattttactaatttggcaaatttttttttaccctacATCTCAGAAAAACCATTCACATCAGAAATCTAGAACtgaaaatttttgttatttctaaaccagaaaaaaaaaacaaagaatttaaaatgcagaaagtgaGGCAATTCTTGAATCATGGATTCCATAGCCGTTGGATCATTAATAAATCcacatgggccacatgcaaatAAGCATAACTGTCTGCTAAAGTAAtaatccttcacctctcctgtCTCCAGCCCAAGTTAAAAATCTTTTTAAAAGCAAGTCACCGAACCGGGCGAGTTTTTATCTAATATCAAACCGGCTCTCAAACGAGCTTAGACCGCTTCAGGTCGtttatttatatgtatatatatatactccgCCACCCTGCCCGGCAAAGAATTCATCGGATCATAATCTCTCAGACAGAGTGGTGGCAAGCGTGGTCTGATTCCACCCATTTCTGATCTTTTTGGTCTCTTTTGGTCTGTCTTTCTTCAAATTCTCTTTGATCCAAAGATGCCGCGGGGAACCCTTGAAGTTCTTCTTGTTAGCGCCAAGGGCCTCGAAAACACTGATCTCCTGTGTACGTTACTGCAACCACGCAAGACAATGTGCTTTTTAATTCTTTTCTGGTTCATCTTGTTAATTGGTTTAATGTGCTTGCATTTTGTACTTTATTgttttgagtgaaaatttgggtggTTGTTTTCATGATTTATAAATTTCGATGACTGAAGGGATGATTTGACTTTAAGATTGAATATTGTTAAGTGATCATGGTGACAAATTGTAGATACATCTTCACCTGTTTTGCACTGGAAATGTACCTAAATGAAGCTTTATATTTATCTATGGCCATTgatttccaaactttttcaagttgTGTACTTTTGTGTTAAATAACCATGTAGAACATAAGATGATCTGAATTAAAGATATGTTCCCTTATAATGTCGTGacatttagttttttttttcccacaatCTTGAATTAATCGTTTCAAATGGATCTGTGGAGGTTGATTTCAAAATCCAGAATATGAAGATCCAATGCCGGCTCATCTCCTATCTCGTTCCTTGTTTTAACTAATGATTGTGGATTTGGCCATTTTTTGTGGGTGATCCAACAAGGATGATCTATATGATGGATTCACTCTCATGCCTAAAGCACGAAAATTCAGATATCTCGTGATGGCCATTCGTCAGCAGTTGTGGCTAAATAATGACTTCTTTGTATGTGTGTTTTGAACAATCATCTGTCCAAGCAAAAAGATCCTTACCACTTTTTGTGTTCTATCTCTTGATGCTATTGCTGGAATAAACGACTTTTTTTAATACTATATAAACACTCTTGCTATGAAtttattaagtatttatccTGATTactcttttatcctttttgagCAGCTAATATGGATCCTTACGCCATCATAACTTGCCGGACTCAGGAAAAGAAAAGTAGTGTCGCATCAGGTCAGTCTATGAGTTTCTTCTCTTAAATATATTTCATAAATTTGTGATTGGCTTAATGCCCTTGACCTCTAGACCTCAGAGTTTTGCTAGATTAGTGCATTGTTGTGGCATCTTTTCTGTCCTTGAGGCTCTTGTAGTGTTGTGGATTTCTGCCTCTTAGGCTGTTTAGTATAATTTGGTTATGTTTTTTGTTGAATTCACCATGGAACATCCAATGTAGGTCAAGGATCCGAACCAGAATGGAATGAAACCTTTCTCTTTACCATTTCTGAAGGTGTTACTGAACTCAAAATCAAACTCATGGACAGTGACAATCTCACTAATGACGATTTTGTTGGCGAATCAACGTGAGTAATGCCttgagttttttgttttttgttttttttttgaaat
This portion of the Coffea arabica cultivar ET-39 chromosome 2e, Coffea Arabica ET-39 HiFi, whole genome shotgun sequence genome encodes:
- the LOC113733131 gene encoding cathecol O-methyltransferase 1, encoding MDSSSRATDDVVVEAGLDEQEEQRFSYAMQLVSSAALPMVLLAAIRLDVLEVIAQAGPGAQLSPWDIAAQACPKNPDAAAMLDRMLQLLASYSVLTCSVAEADASISSRRRVYGLAPVAKYFVQNKTYAAGGGGVSLGPLLALLQDKVFIDSWYQLEDAVREGGVPFDRVHGVHAFEYPARDPRFNEVFNKAMINPTTIAINRIVKRYKGFEHLKTLVDVGGGLGVTLGVITAKYPSLKGINFDLPHVIQHAPVYPGVEHVGGDMFDSVPQGDAIFLRSILHDWDDGRCLKLLKNCFKALPKDGKVIVVDAIVPVVPDTSASIKVICQSDVIMMAQNPGGKERSEAEFIDLATAAGFRGIRVECFVCNAWVMEFYK
- the LOC113733132 gene encoding cathecol O-methyltransferase 1-like, with the translated sequence MDSSSRAIDNVVVEAGLDEQEEQHFSYAMQLVTSVSLPMVLLAAIRLDVLEVIAQAGPGAQLSPWDIAAQVCPKNPDAAAMLDRMLQLLASYSVLTCSVAEADASISSQRRVYGLAPVAKYFVQNKTYGAGGGGVSLGPLLALFQDKVFIDSWYQLEDAVREGGVPFDRAYGVRAFEYPGRDPRFNEVFNKAMINHATIAINRIVERYKGFEHLKTLVDVGGGLGVTLSVITTKYPSLKGINFDLPHVIQHAPVYPGVEHVGGDMFVSVPQGDAIFMKWILHFWDDGRCLKLLKNCFKALPDDGKVIVVDPILPVVPDTSAGIKATCQSDLITMTQNPGGKERSEAEFLDLATAAGFRGIRVVCFVCNVWVMEFYK
- the LOC113733133 gene encoding elicitor-responsive protein 3-like → MPRGTLEVLLVSAKGLENTDLLSNMDPYAIITCRTQEKKSSVASGQGSEPEWNETFLFTISEGVTELKIKLMDSDNLTNDDFVGESTIPLGAVLAEGSVPIASYNVVKDDKYCGEIRIGLNFKREAGSDEGYYRQEESFGGWSQSSRDY